Proteins from a single region of Nomia melanderi isolate GNS246 chromosome 11, iyNomMela1, whole genome shotgun sequence:
- the Sec16 gene encoding endoplasmic reticulum export factor secretory 16 isoform X1, whose amino-acid sequence MSNPYRARPARSKAGYGAHNQTIWNPMMRQQTDTPSNDSMQHQSAVVNQSKQAADSWNNSWNWDFDKQTDNQQQQQQQQQQQQQQQQQQQQQQQTSQQEQQQQHYVPPYKNQGQLMSNSIQDHYYKNVNGNKTDLINQNTMSDGNTHGTASNRQPISNHSDSFPPYSNYVPYQQYPPPPPPPRPSSIKSGSLDYDHTQWTNEQQPQTGSYQQQRSTIQNQKIQATNPLLPSSNYVWQKSEQTNLMPSNNWQSNVSNRWQDPEMDKEVQNFDDMGNQCTPPLQPSRSNQLPLPSTENIKKEHSTNDANNWSSQMSMPTPWNQNHESVLASQSQQLQSSSVNNDFNSWPQTANTDLLQQWKHTSELHTNQWLQEQQENNNLPEESIKPDNAGVIPSNDWQQNRIVSSHHSLPNMPPPLESGVEPEERKKSIPSSIPNSMISKDSTIHAKANVPKSQLPDSRLNMSSTPETTSTVASSENVSVQENNEFNPVGDMIEWGKTNSSEELPAKLEQLSLSSKISKQVEHQSETPEAQIPATSADVWSQNAAPHNVNSDHIPGLSSDYPMPATEHPHSIDNQPSTNKDHPAHNTYQALSIAPIDNVVQSGYDQWYNQSALPRSSDNTWYTKDHIRPAKDWNVEQNVENYENIQQPTEFGNLEVVTPSLQQRDIYGSRDSINKETLDNDPKPVINPVKETVNTRDFRQEVNNIEVPTVQQPSRSLPPLQPEQVPDNYEFASNDRNTFLETGELTDSHQEHEPTPPSQDDENDEVPNDIPFLREVPGQSSSIDPRRNDPTGQEQYVQSAQRLSDPRRNDPSGQEQSLQLRNITERSERRDIPPGQERSVSLLSRSDSDTLERRNDPSGRERSLPPQQSRNDPSGEERHQSQPPIMLESSETREVPGRGNEPEDPNQQTDENLRQIPGGASPNEVVQSSDDRPNGRVVTGSQEVPSAVSAIPDPASDSRSKREEAVGASIREGQGASSSSNRRDSYDDENDEGSGNSRDDSRERRRDSSSERRRYEYERKNSYYDREREYDDDYYYDRRRGADSDRPYNARDEFDRRDIPYREDDRKHHSRDDLDRHTREDMERRSKTKDDLDERDSRRRPDDRRRDRGDDVRRRDREIRDYDPRYSRDRDYLDRDRRRDERRPRRYDDYNMRDLYYDDPYSRGSRPSSRSSYNDRDRAYYVRSRDPYYGYNGYPGYDYGVHYANNYYAYIENLRRTNPAAYSEWYHKYYANQHQQQHVAHGVTNYPEDRASVHSGRSSCDDRTTGEKRTLGDMSLLEDSTSASARMTPIKYSISHAYGCFSIGSLIHVLPSYPTDGERAKVDILRLDNLLLHDPVTRDLRAYPGPLIKQVGVTHKKTIIEYCENKIKKAASNEEMTDRASYILLYELMIMLIQQNGNVVGVDIAALLLRNKEAYPYDLNKQKSQDAGRRESVISQRSGLGGDGCQGTQDGASVSEKIESKPRKSIEQITDEFRNTLLYGLVQEALEYAMNEGLWGHALFLASKLDKRTHASVMTRFANSLPYHDPLQTLYQLHSGRVPAVVTSISDPRWDDWRPHLAMIISNTSSNPEINRRSITTLGDTLSARGDIHAAHFCYILSQVDFGAYGSSNVKLVLIGANHHKPYNTFLTSEAVMLTEIYEYARNLSEPGFTLVDLQTFKFDLASKMMDHGLIEKALLYIEQIAVNIANEPSKYKKSFICAVYNLGDRIKFHDPVYKDSTDETITLPWFDNLAEIVSKCYSGEIVESDAYGSQTKVEQYSATQNQEIYETKHQQQQQQQQQQQQQQQQQQQHWNPPQPEYREGPSSMMEVPSTEVQSEWQPLSLPSNIPDTFDQTMQYTRNTEESYQQSQQPDYWNQDSYYQSNYGRNDCTVTNWQQQSTSVPYSSEQGDTDSSQQQEKWNYETEREDKTATPEPPQPAISMTPSTRKQYDPLEELDALETPKPSSKQTATAKKTAEKPTEKKPSNSSWIGGLFSKFAPKPRNQMILPDDSNPTIVWDPVAKKWTNKDEDGDSGSATLAPPPKASDMGFKAPAAEHSSQLSQPPPQADESAINKFKLPKGRNMRANYIDVMNPAGSKGSAAPSNIPTPITSPMVPMATSSPQLFIPAPVNDRNGPVAFLPTADVALSTNVSENASQGLSRWSSTSSLSREVQSYTMRDPRLLPRNKGPTMYNPSDMKDHSAKTMQQSRYPPR is encoded by the exons ATGAGT aATCCTTATAGAGCCAGACCAGCAAGGTCTAAAGCAGGATATGGAGCTCATAATCAAACAATATGGAATCCTATGATGAGACAACAGACAGATACACCATCAAATGATTCTATGCAACATCAATCAGCGGTTGTGAATCAGTCAAAACAAGCAGCTGATTCTTGGAATAATTCATGGAATTGGGACTTTGATAAACAGACAGATaatcaacagcaacaacaacaacaacaacaacagcagcagcagcagcagcagcagcaacaacagcaacaacaaacATCTCAAcaagaacaacaacaacagcattATGTGCCACCATATAAAAATCAAGGACAACTGATGTCCAATTCTATCCAGGatcattattataaaaatgttaacggTAACAAGACTGATTTGATTAATCAGAATACTATGTCAGATGGAAATACACATGGAACTGCTAGTAACAGGCAGCCAATTTCAAATCATTCGGATTCTTTTCCACCTTACTCGAATTATGTCCCATACCAGCAAtatccaccaccaccaccgccacctaGACCGAGTTCTATTAAGTCTGGATCTTTGGATTATGATCATACACAATGGACAAATGAGCAACAACCTCAAACTGGTTCATATCAGCAACAAAGGTCCACTATACAAAATCAGAAGATTCAAGCAACAAATCCTCTTTTACCTAGTAGTAATTACGTTTGGCAGAAGTCCGAACAAACAAATTTAATGCCTTCAAATAATTGGCAGAGCAATGTATCCAATCGTTGGCAAGATCCAGAAATGGATAAGGAGGTACAAAATTTTGATGATATGGGTAACCAGTGCACACCGCCGTTACAGCCAAGTAGATCGAATCAGCTTCCTCTGCCATccacagaaaatataaaaaaagaacattccACAAACGATGCAAACAATTGGTCCAGTCAAATGAGCATGCCAACTCCATGGAATCAAAATCATGAATCTGTATTAGCTAGTCAGAGTCAACAACTACAAAGTTCCAGTGTcaataatgattttaattctTGGCCTCAAACAGCAAATACAGATCTTTTGCAACAATGGAAACATACGAGTGAATTGCATACTAATCAGTGGTTACAAGAGCAACAGGAAAACAATAACTTACCGGAAGAAAGTATTAAACCAGATAATGCTGGTGTTATTCCTTCGAATGATTGGCAACAAAATCGTATAGTATCTTCTCATCATTCTCTGCCTAACATGCCTCCACCTCTGGAGTCCGGTGTAGAACcagaagagaggaaaaaatctATACCCTCGTCGATTCCAAATTCTATGATCTCTAAAGATTCTACTATACACGCGAAAGCAAACGTCCCCAAATCCCAACTACCTGACTCGCGACTCAACATGTCATCTACTCCAGAAACTACATCTACCGTTGCAAGCTCTGAAAACGTTTCTGTACAGGAAAACAATGAATTCAATCCAGTAGGTGATATGATAGAATGGGGCAAAACTAATTCATCGGAGGAATTACCTGCAAAACTAGAACAGTTGAGTCTTAGTTCCAAGATCAGTAAACAGGTGGAACATCAAAGCGAGACCCCAGAAGCACAAATCCCTGCAACCTCTGCAGACGTATGGAGTCAGAATGCAGCTCCTCATAATGTTAACTCTGACCATATACCCGGACTATCTTCGGATTACCCCATGCCTGCAACGGAACATCCTCATTCCATCGACAACCAACCTAGCACTAATAAAGATCATCCTGCGCACAACACGTATCAGGCATTAAGTATTGCGCCAATAGATAACGTGGTGCAAAGTGGATACGATCAGTGGTAcaatcaaagcgcattgccgCGTTCCTCGGACAATACATGGTACACGAAGGATCATATCAGGCCAGCCAAGGATTGGAACGTCGAACAGAACGTTGAGAATTATGAAAACATCCAACAGCCTACAGAATTTGGGAATTTGGAGGTAGTTACACCGTCGTTGCAGCAACGCGATATATATGGCTCAAGAGATTCCATAAACAAGGAAACACTGGACAACGATCCAAAACCGGTTATCAATCCTGTCAAGGAAACTGTTAATACACGTGATTTTCGACAAGAAGTGAACAACATAGAAGTACCCACTGTCCAACAGCCGTCACGATCCTTGCCACCTCTTCAACCGGAACAG GTACCGGACAACTACGAATTCGCATCGAACGACAGAAACACGTTTTTAGAAACCGGCGAATTAACCGATTCCCATCAAGAGCACGAACCGACTCCACCAAGCCAGGACGACGAGAACGATGAAGTGCCTAACGATATTCCCTTTCTACGAGAAGTGCCGGGCCAGTCGAGTTCCATAGATCCACGCAGAAACGATCCAACAGGGCAGGAACAGTACGTTCAGTCCGCTCAAAGGTTGTCGGATCCAAGGAGAAACGATCCCTCCGGTCAGGAGCAGAGTCTTCAGCTGAGGAACATCACTGAAAGATCCGAGCGACGCGACATCCCTCCTGGCCAAGAGAGGAGTGTCTCTCTGCTTTCGCGGTCAGACTCGGATACACTGGAACGTAGAAACGATCCGTCTGGCAGAGAACGATCGTTACCTCCCCAGCAGTCTCGGAATGATCCCTCCGGGGAAGAAAGACATCAGTCGCAACCTCCAATTATGTTGGAGTCCAGCGAGACACGGGAGGTTCCTGGTAGAGGCAATGAACCTGAAGATCCTAATCAACAGACGGATGAGAACCTCAGGCAAATACCTGGGGGTGCATCTCCCAACGAAGTTGTCCAGTCCTCGGACGACAGGCCCAATGGAAGAGTAGTCACAGGTTCTCAAGAAGTCCCTTCTGCAGTCT CCGCTATACCGGATCCAGCCAGCGACTCGAGGAGCAAGCGCGAGGAGGCTGTCGGCGCGTCGATACGCGAAGGACAGGGCGCTTCCAGTTCGTCGAACCGAAGAGACTCGTACGACGACGAGAACGACGAAGGATCCGGAAACAGTCGGGACGACAGCAGGGAAAGACGGCGCGACAGCAGCTCGGAACGACGACGATACGAATACGAACGGAAGAACTCCTACTACGATCGTGAACGGGAGTACGACGACGATTACTATTACGATCGTCGTCGCGGGGCGGACAGCGACCGACCGTATAACGCCCGAGATGAATTCGATCGCCGGGATATACCGTACAGAGAGGATGACCGGAAGCATCATAGCCGGGATGATTTGGACAGGCACACCAGAGAAGACATGGAGAGAAGGAGCAAAACTAAAGACGACTTGGATGAGAGGGACAGCAGAAGACGGCCCGACGATCGCAGAAGGGACAGGGGCGACGATGTACGTCGGAGAGACAGGGAGATTCGAGATTATGATCCTCGGTACTCTAGAGATCGAGACTACCTCGATCGCGACAGAAGGAGAGACGAAAGACGGCCGAGGAGATACGACGATTACAACATGAGAGATTTGTACTACGATGATCCTTATAGCAGAGG TTCTAGACCATCTAGCAGATCTTCCTACAACGACAGAGACCGAGCCTACTACGTGCGATCGAGGGACCCTTATTATGGTTATAATG GTTACCCTGGCTACGATTACGGCGTTCATTATGCCAACAATTATTACGCGTACATAGAGAATTTGCGACGTACAAATCCTGCTGCCTACTCGGAGTGGTATCACAAGTACTATGCCAACCAACATCAGCAGCAGCATGTCGCCCATGGTGTCACTAATTACCCGGAAGACAGGGCTAGCGTTCATTCAGGCCGTAGCTCGTGCGACGATAG aaCAACTGGCGAGAAACGAACTTTAGGCGACATGTCTTTGCTCGAGGACTCGACCAGTGCTTCCGCAAGAATGACGCCGATCAAATATTCCATTTCCCATGCATATG GTTGTTTTTCGATCGGATCCTTGATTCATGTGCTTCCGTCTTATCCGACTGATGGTGAAAGAGCCAAGGTGGACATTCTTAGATTGGACAACCTGCTCTTACATGATCCCGTCACGCGTGATTTACGAGCGTATCCTGGGCCATTAATTAAGCAAGT GGGAGTCACTCACAAAAAGACCATTATCGAATATTGCGAGAACAAAATCAAAAAAGCTGCATCGAACGAAGAGATGACCGATCGTGCTTCGTACATCCTTTTGTACGAACTAATGATCATGCTGATTCAACAGAATGGG AACGTCGTTGGTGTCGATATTGCTGCCTTATTGCTCAGAAACAAAGAAGCGTATCCTTACGATTTAAACAAGCAAAAGTCGCAGGATGCAGGAAGGAGAGAGTCGGTGATATCGCAAAGATCTGGGTTAGGTGGGGACGGATGCCAGGGTACTCAAGATGGTGCATCCGTTTCAGAAAAAATAGAAAGCAAACCGCGCAAGAGTATCGAGCAAATAACAGACGAATTTAGGAACACGTTACTGTATGGTTTAGTCCAGGAAGCCTTAG AATACGCGATGAACGAAGGACTCTGGGGCCACGCGCTGTTCCTGGCCAGCAAACTGGACAAGCGCACCCACGCCTCCGTGATGACTCGTTTCGCCAATAGTTTACCGTACCACGATCCTTTGCAAACCTTGTACCAACTGCACTCCGGTCGCGTGCCCGCCGTCGTCACCAGTATCTCGGATCCACGGTGGGACGACTGGAGACCCCATTTAGCCATGATCATATCGAACACGTCCTCCAATCCCGAAATCAACCGTCGTTCGATCACAACCCTCGGAGACACGCTCTCCGCGCGCGGCGACATCCACGCGGCCCACTTCTGCTACATCCTCTCGCAAGTCGACTTCGGAGCTTACGGGTCCAGCAACGTGAAGCTCGTACTGATCGGCGCGAATCACCATAAACCGTACAACACGTTCCTCACGTCGGAAGCCGTGATGCTCACGGAGATATACGAGTACGCGAGGAACCTCAGCGAGCCGGGATTCACCTTGGTGGACCTTCAGACCTTCAAGTTCGACCTGGCGTCGAAGATGATGGACCACGGATTGATAGAGAAAGCCTTATTGTACATAGAACAGATCGCCGTAAATATCGCCAACGAGCCGTCGAAGTACAAGAAGTCGTTCATCTGCGCCGTGTACAATTTGGGAGACAGGATTAAATTCCACGATCCAGTGTACAAGGACTCCACCGACGAAACCATTACTTTGCCTTGGTTCGATAATTTGGCTGAGATTGTCAGCAAATGTTAC TCTGGAGAAATAGTCGAGAGTGATGCCTATGGGTCGCAGACGAAAGTAGAACAGTATAGTGCCACGCAGAATCAAGAAATCTATGAAACAAAGCatcaacaacagcagcagcaacaacagcaacagcagcagcagcagcagcagcagcagcaacactGGAATCCTCCACAACCGGAATACAGAGAAGGTCCATCGTCGATGATGGAGGTCCCTTCAACCGAAGTGCAATCAGAATGGCAGCCCTTATCTCTGCCATCCAACATACCGGACACGTTCGACCAAACGATGCAATATACAAGGAACACCGAGGAATCGTACCAGCAATCCCAGCAGCCAGATTACTGGAACCAAGACTCCTACTACCAGAGCAACTACGGGAGGAACGACTGCACTGTCACCAACTGGCAGCAGCAGTCAACCAGCGTCCCATACTCCTCAGAACAAGGTGACACCGACAGTTCACAGCAACAGGAGAAATGGAACTATGAG ACGGAAAGAGAGGATAAAACGGCCACTCCTGAA CCGCCGCAGCCGGCAATCTCGATGACGCCGTCGACGAGGAAGCAGTACGACCCGCTGGAGGAGCTGGACGCGCTGGAGACGCCGAAGCCGTCCTCCAAGCAAACGGCgacggccaagaaaaccgcggAGAAACCGACGGAGAAGAAACCATCGAACAGTTCGTGGATCGGAGGTCTGTTCAGCAAGTTCGCTCCGAAGCCCAGGAACCAAATGATTCTGCCCGACGACAGTAATCCAACG ATTGTGTGGGATCCTGTTGCTAAAAAGTGGACGAACAAGGATGAAGATGGAGACAGTGGTTCTGCAACGTTAGCCCCTCCTCCGAAAGCTTCTGACATGGGGTTCAAGGCACCCGCTGCGGAGCATTCCTCCCAACTGTCTCAGCCACCCCCTCAAGCTGACGAGTCCGCCATTAATAAGTTTAAATTGCCGAAAGGGAGAAACATGCGAGCTAATTATATAGATGTGATGAATCCGGCTGGCTCGAAGGGCAGCGCAGCACCCTCGAATATACCAACCCCGATCACATCTCCAATGGTACCTATGGCAACTTCCTCGCCTCAATTATTCATTCCTGCACCAG TTAACGACCGGAATGGACCTGTGGCTTTCTTGCCAACCGCAGACGTTGCACTTTCCACAAACGTCTCCGAGAACGCGTCTCAAGGG CTCTCTCGATGGAGCTCAACCAGCTCGTTATCGCGAGAGGTGCAGAGCTACACGATGAGGGATCCGCGTCTCCTCCCAAGGAACAAG GGACCAACGATGTACAACCCGAGTGATATGAAGGATCATTCAGCGAAAACTATGCAGCAGAGTCGGTACCCTCCGCGGTAG